One genomic window of Conexivisphaerales archaeon includes the following:
- the trxA gene encoding thioredoxin, translating into MQDDNNIVYIRDGNFEKEVLESELPVFVDFYADWCGPCKMVEPIIEKLAREYKGKVKFVKLNTDENQELAFQYNVMGIPTAIIFKKGSAVQRLVGAAPEQVYRRMLDSISKN; encoded by the coding sequence ATGCAGGACGACAATAATATAGTCTACATAAGAGACGGAAATTTCGAAAAGGAAGTACTGGAATCAGAACTACCAGTCTTCGTTGACTTCTACGCCGACTGGTGTGGACCTTGCAAGATGGTTGAGCCGATAATAGAAAAGCTTGCCAGGGAGTATAAGGGTAAGGTAAAGTTCGTCAAGCTGAATACGGATGAAAACCAAGAACTTGCCTTTCAGTACAATGTAATGGGCATTCCCACTGCAATCATCTTCAAGAAAGGAAGTGCCGTACAGAGGCTAGTCGGGGCTGCACCTGAGCAGGTCTACAGAAGAATGCTCGATTCGATTTCAAAGAACTGA
- a CDS encoding FAD-dependent oxidoreductase → MKIAVVGAGANGCFISYYLSKDGHQVILVEKEDEPVTSVNNAGLLTPELSPSPPVSMLKLARASLIPSGPFYFSLKQILRNPGWVSAALHGIDEERKEALVRFGRYSLQLFEEFFDRENCRETVSYRKGIIALYKSEGMGQISAQEIEKLGYRGFGSGHYLHEEISIDSHKLMQTLLSILGSFPNVSITRAEVTGFLTEGRRVKSLLTSNGKIEAEAYVLATGSYTQQLCMSIGFDARILPARGLVMLFDTGGKQVVGSPAMLEDYGAAIAQHKNNVLRATTFFELNGFKSFSKSRSEWLVGILRRHISEFPSLKLAYEGTGFRPCTPDQLPLIGKIPNFDNLYLAAGHCRVGMTLAASTGKLISDMIAEKTVDERFVTVFDPSRFLKQ, encoded by the coding sequence ATGAAGATCGCAGTTGTTGGAGCTGGAGCCAACGGCTGCTTTATCTCCTACTACCTTTCAAAAGATGGTCATCAGGTAATACTTGTGGAAAAAGAAGATGAGCCTGTTACATCAGTCAACAATGCAGGACTGCTAACTCCTGAACTCTCTCCTTCTCCACCTGTTTCGATGCTGAAGCTTGCAAGAGCATCACTGATTCCTTCTGGCCCGTTCTACTTTTCTCTGAAGCAGATTTTGAGAAACCCTGGATGGGTATCGGCTGCACTTCATGGAATCGACGAAGAGAGAAAAGAGGCTCTAGTCAGGTTTGGAAGATACAGTCTGCAGCTCTTTGAAGAATTCTTCGATAGAGAAAATTGCAGAGAAACAGTGAGTTACAGAAAGGGGATAATCGCTCTTTACAAGTCAGAAGGGATGGGCCAGATATCGGCGCAGGAGATAGAAAAGCTGGGATACAGGGGTTTCGGAAGTGGACACTACCTTCATGAAGAGATTTCGATAGATTCGCATAAGCTTATGCAGACTTTACTTAGCATACTTGGCAGCTTTCCAAATGTGAGCATTACCAGAGCTGAAGTGACAGGCTTCTTAACAGAAGGGAGGCGGGTTAAATCTCTGTTGACAAGCAACGGAAAGATCGAAGCAGAAGCCTACGTGCTTGCAACAGGCTCATACACTCAGCAGCTTTGCATGTCGATTGGTTTCGATGCAAGAATTCTACCTGCCAGAGGCTTGGTCATGCTGTTTGATACAGGTGGCAAGCAGGTCGTAGGGAGCCCAGCTATGCTGGAAGACTACGGAGCTGCCATAGCTCAGCATAAAAACAACGTGCTTAGAGCAACAACATTCTTTGAGCTGAACGGTTTCAAGTCTTTCAGCAAGAGCAGAAGTGAATGGCTTGTCGGAATACTTAGGAGACATATCAGTGAATTTCCATCGCTAAAGCTGGCTTATGAAGGAACAGGTTTCAGACCATGCACCCCTGACCAGTTACCTCTTATAGGAAAAATACCAAACTTTGACAACCTGTATTTAGCGGCTGGACATTGCAGAGTAGGAATGACACTAGCGGCATCAACAGGTAAACTAATCAGCGACATGATAGCAGAAAAGACTGTTGATGAAAGATTTGTAACGGTTTTTGACCCTTCAAGATTTTTGAAGCAATGA
- the coaBC gene encoding bifunctional phosphopantothenoylcysteine decarboxylase/phosphopantothenate--cysteine ligase CoaBC, translating into MEKPLDEIAGKLGDELSGRKIVHCITGSISAYRAPDIARLLIRHGAEVIAVMSEDAQKIIHKNVMEWATGHAPVTELTGRIEHVALTSGSNKADLILVAPATANTIGKIASGIDDTPVTSVVSSALGAKIPILVAPAMHETMIQHPIINDNIRRLTENGTVFIPPKREEGKAKLAEDETILEYIIHTLTKKDMIGMKVLVTGGPTVERIDPIRFITNRSSGKTGVAFAKEASARGAEVTLVTGPTEERIEEWIEKVDVETAEEMFGAVSSKLKERRYDMVIATAAVSDYAPAGVSQNKLRSEEKEKITLELIRTPKIIDKVKELSDVFLIIFKAEHNISREELIQRGIERMKEAKADMAVLNDVSKIGFGSEENEVIIVNRNGDIRQLPRMNKRAIARTVLDEALKALSSS; encoded by the coding sequence ATGGAGAAACCGCTTGACGAGATTGCGGGGAAGCTTGGAGATGAACTGTCAGGAAGAAAGATAGTTCATTGCATAACAGGAAGTATTTCTGCTTATAGGGCGCCAGACATAGCAAGGCTACTTATCAGGCATGGTGCAGAAGTAATAGCAGTTATGTCAGAGGATGCACAAAAGATCATACACAAAAACGTGATGGAGTGGGCTACGGGCCACGCACCAGTCACGGAGCTTACAGGCAGGATAGAACATGTGGCTCTTACATCTGGCAGCAACAAAGCTGACCTTATACTTGTTGCGCCAGCTACTGCAAACACAATAGGCAAGATAGCAAGTGGAATAGACGATACCCCTGTTACATCTGTTGTTTCATCAGCACTTGGAGCAAAGATTCCCATACTTGTTGCACCTGCTATGCACGAAACCATGATACAGCATCCTATTATCAACGATAACATAAGACGACTAACAGAGAATGGGACAGTATTCATCCCACCAAAACGTGAAGAAGGGAAGGCTAAACTTGCTGAAGATGAAACCATACTCGAGTATATTATCCATACGCTGACAAAGAAGGATATGATTGGAATGAAGGTTCTTGTGACGGGAGGCCCAACGGTGGAAAGGATTGACCCTATCAGGTTCATAACCAACAGGAGCTCAGGAAAGACTGGAGTTGCCTTCGCCAAAGAGGCTTCTGCCAGAGGTGCTGAAGTCACGCTGGTAACAGGGCCTACAGAAGAAAGAATCGAAGAATGGATAGAGAAAGTGGATGTTGAAACTGCAGAAGAAATGTTTGGAGCAGTCTCCAGCAAATTGAAGGAGAGAAGATACGATATGGTTATAGCGACAGCTGCTGTTTCAGACTATGCTCCAGCAGGTGTATCTCAGAATAAACTGCGGTCTGAAGAGAAAGAGAAGATTACTTTGGAGTTGATAAGGACACCGAAGATAATAGACAAGGTAAAGGAGCTGAGCGATGTGTTCCTGATCATATTCAAGGCAGAGCATAATATCAGCAGAGAGGAGCTGATACAAAGAGGAATAGAAAGAATGAAAGAAGCCAAAGCTGACATGGCAGTTCTGAACGATGTCTCCAAGATAGGTTTTGGTTCTGAAGAAAACGAAGTGATTATAGTGAACAGGAATGGTGATATCAGACAGCTGCCAAGGATGAACAAGCGGGCAATTGCAAGGACTGTATTGGATGAAGCTCTTAAAGCGTTATCTTCCAGCTGA
- a CDS encoding carbon-nitrogen hydrolase family protein, translated as MVKVAAIQLDCSGSLKEVKKKVSLFVKEAAARNARIACLPEHWLPGRNPDLAMMMSFLQRVAKSNKVNLIAGADFLRDDKRITVQSVVISSDGQILGRQKKLHLFGREKSVAEAGDRYETFDIDKVKVGIAICHDLVYPEVARILALRGAEIIFSPAKILYRGLEPWHLYVKARALENRVPVVSPNCCGTSQFRGGSLVVGLKVDDEIVYPEVLAEAEDEEGVIVVDVDTESARPYRMERLAARRVDTYGLLLHQVT; from the coding sequence TTGGTTAAAGTTGCTGCTATCCAGCTCGACTGTTCAGGAAGCCTTAAGGAAGTGAAGAAGAAAGTTTCACTTTTTGTAAAGGAGGCTGCAGCCAGAAATGCCAGAATAGCCTGCCTGCCGGAACACTGGCTCCCAGGGAGGAATCCTGACTTGGCCATGATGATGAGTTTTCTGCAAAGGGTAGCAAAAAGCAACAAAGTCAATCTGATAGCTGGAGCTGATTTCCTTAGAGATGATAAGAGAATAACCGTTCAGAGCGTTGTTATTTCATCTGATGGACAAATATTGGGGAGACAGAAGAAACTTCACCTCTTTGGGAGGGAAAAGTCTGTCGCAGAAGCTGGGGATAGATATGAAACATTCGATATAGATAAGGTAAAAGTTGGAATTGCAATCTGTCATGACCTTGTATACCCTGAAGTAGCCAGAATCCTGGCGCTCAGAGGGGCTGAGATCATATTCTCGCCAGCGAAGATACTCTACAGGGGGCTTGAGCCTTGGCATCTCTATGTGAAGGCAAGAGCTCTTGAAAACAGAGTGCCAGTAGTGAGTCCCAACTGCTGCGGCACTAGTCAGTTCAGGGGTGGAAGCCTGGTAGTGGGGTTGAAGGTAGATGATGAGATAGTATACCCTGAAGTACTGGCAGAGGCTGAAGATGAAGAAGGTGTTATTGTAGTTGATGTTGATACTGAATCAGCCAGGCCTTACAGGATGGAGAGATTGGCTGCTAGAAGGGTAGACACATATGGCCTGCTACTGCATCAGGTTACATGA
- the dapA gene encoding 4-hydroxy-tetrahydrodipicolinate synthase codes for MTNLKGSIVPVVTPFKEDFSIDVEAMRKLVRWLADEGSHGICVCGSTGEATSLSIAERKMLYELAVNCLPSSIPVIAGVVSSSLNDTIDLARSASSSGCSALLVGVPYYSRPSQEGIFQYFARVCSVVDLPVIVYNIPSRSGSNMEPETLARLKREFSNLAGIKEANRDFEQMNRDILECGKDFLVFSGIESLCFPLMCVGGAGYFSATANILPRKLAELFNLCDAGRWDEARKLHYELLPLNIALFWETNPVPLKAALSLTGMIEEVLRPPLLPMNKDKKAELRRILERYGIKETDEER; via the coding sequence ATGACAAATCTGAAGGGCTCGATAGTGCCTGTAGTCACTCCATTCAAGGAGGATTTTTCGATTGACGTAGAGGCGATGAGAAAGCTGGTTAGATGGCTTGCAGACGAGGGGAGTCATGGAATCTGTGTCTGCGGAAGCACGGGTGAAGCAACTTCCCTTTCCATCGCTGAAAGGAAGATGCTTTATGAGTTAGCTGTTAACTGCTTACCAAGCAGTATCCCTGTGATTGCAGGGGTAGTATCTTCAAGCCTCAACGATACTATAGACTTGGCGAGAAGTGCGAGTTCTTCAGGCTGCTCAGCTCTTCTGGTAGGAGTACCATACTACTCAAGACCCAGCCAAGAAGGAATCTTCCAGTACTTTGCAAGGGTCTGCAGCGTTGTAGACTTGCCTGTCATTGTTTACAACATACCGTCAAGAAGTGGCTCCAACATGGAACCAGAAACACTTGCAAGATTGAAAAGGGAATTCAGCAACTTGGCTGGGATAAAGGAAGCCAACAGGGACTTTGAGCAGATGAATAGGGATATACTGGAATGCGGAAAGGATTTTCTTGTCTTCTCCGGGATAGAAAGCCTCTGTTTTCCTCTTATGTGTGTTGGCGGGGCAGGCTACTTCAGCGCCACAGCAAACATACTTCCCAGAAAGCTGGCAGAGCTGTTCAACCTCTGCGATGCAGGAAGATGGGATGAAGCAAGAAAGTTACATTACGAGCTTCTGCCTTTGAATATAGCTCTTTTCTGGGAGACAAACCCAGTTCCTCTCAAGGCTGCTTTATCCCTGACAGGAATGATAGAGGAGGTTTTGCGTCCTCCTCTATTGCCAATGAATAAAGATAAGAAGGCTGAGCTTAGGAGAATCCTCGAAAGATACGGAATAAAGGAGACTGATGAGGAGAGATAA
- a CDS encoding fumarylacetoacetate hydrolase family protein: MKKVRFLRNGMEREGELIGEKVVSAGEEFHEDSVEWLPPCRPKTIIGLALNYPEHAKELSMSSPKEIVLFMKPVSSLIGHKGNIIYPNGVTNLHYEGELAVIVGKKIRNATKKDALGSIAGYTIANDVTARDFITNYFRPPLKAKGFDTFLPLGPALVTSDEVPDPYSLEILTTVNGIVKQRGRTSDMFHKIEEVIEYVTSFMTLDAGDVILTGTPAGISPLKPGDLVEVRLSSLGRLTNRVVAE, from the coding sequence ATGAAGAAGGTTAGATTCTTGAGGAATGGGATGGAGAGGGAAGGCGAGCTGATTGGGGAAAAGGTTGTTTCAGCAGGAGAAGAATTTCATGAAGACAGTGTGGAGTGGCTCCCTCCCTGCAGACCCAAAACCATCATTGGACTGGCGTTGAATTACCCTGAACATGCGAAAGAGCTCAGCATGTCTTCACCGAAAGAGATAGTTCTCTTCATGAAGCCTGTCAGCAGCCTGATAGGGCATAAGGGCAATATAATCTATCCAAATGGTGTGACGAATCTTCACTATGAAGGAGAGCTGGCAGTTATAGTGGGGAAGAAGATAAGGAATGCAACCAAAAAGGACGCTCTTGGATCGATAGCAGGCTATACAATTGCAAACGACGTTACTGCAAGGGATTTCATCACCAACTATTTCAGACCCCCTTTGAAGGCAAAGGGGTTCGATACTTTTCTTCCTCTTGGTCCTGCACTGGTCACCTCTGACGAAGTACCAGACCCCTACTCTCTGGAGATATTGACCACGGTTAACGGAATAGTCAAGCAAAGGGGCAGAACCTCTGACATGTTTCACAAGATAGAAGAAGTGATTGAATATGTAACTTCTTTTATGACCCTCGATGCTGGGGACGTCATATTAACAGGAACCCCTGCAGGGATATCACCTTTAAAGCCTGGTGATTTGGTTGAAGTCAGGTTGAGCAGTCTGGGCAGGCTGACTAATCGTGTTGTGGCGGAGTAA
- a CDS encoding flavin reductase family protein, whose protein sequence is MSDGEGEAEQLKDVMRVYPQGVTVITTSINGSLYGMTASSFTSVSLQPPLILVAISKSTKLHEVFTSARVFAVNLLAEDQKSVSDRFAGRENVKDRFKGIKFDLVEGCPIIKGVRAYLLCSIWSTYEAGDHTLLLGQVMKGAKVSNRRPLAYYQQQYATIAQLESGEPVPELNW, encoded by the coding sequence ATGAGTGATGGCGAAGGAGAAGCTGAACAGCTGAAGGATGTTATGAGGGTCTACCCTCAGGGTGTTACGGTCATAACCACAAGCATCAACGGCTCCCTTTATGGGATGACTGCAAGCAGTTTCACTAGTGTTTCGCTTCAGCCTCCCCTTATTCTTGTTGCGATATCAAAGTCAACAAAGCTGCATGAAGTCTTCACTTCTGCCAGAGTGTTTGCTGTAAACCTTCTAGCAGAAGACCAGAAGTCGGTCTCGGACAGGTTTGCAGGAAGGGAGAACGTAAAGGACAGGTTCAAAGGAATAAAGTTCGACCTGGTGGAGGGCTGTCCGATTATCAAGGGAGTGAGAGCATATCTTCTCTGCAGCATCTGGTCGACATATGAAGCTGGAGACCATACCCTGCTTCTTGGGCAGGTGATGAAGGGAGCAAAGGTCAGCAATAGAAGGCCCCTTGCATATTATCAGCAGCAGTATGCAACAATAGCCCAGCTTGAAAGCGGTGAACCTGTGCCTGAGCTCAACTGGTAG
- the hpaD gene encoding 3,4-dihydroxyphenylacetate 2,3-dioxygenase, with the protein MKREAGFEIIKSGHIELLVTDLNSAKDFYVERLGFFVTYQDDSHVYLRGSEERYHHSLLLSKSDSPGVGHIAFRLRSDDDFIYVKKMLKDEGLDFKEQTNVERGVSNVIRFQDPFGFPVEFYHSMDKVEWMIRSYHLQRGARVSRLDHFNLLVPDATPAYDWYVSKLGFVCTELTEMDNDPNTIWAAWLRRKHTCHDVAIMTGKGPRVHHAGFTVPDRASIMDCADILASSGYVKSIERGPGRHGISNAFFLYLRDADGNRIELYTGDYLSADPDWEPIRWKLNDPQRQTFWGAKTPESWFNEAMLVRSLFSSDFVRLNEPKIADRPFYLAH; encoded by the coding sequence ATGAAAAGAGAAGCGGGTTTCGAAATAATCAAGTCAGGCCACATAGAGCTGCTTGTTACTGACCTGAATAGTGCTAAGGACTTTTACGTAGAAAGGCTAGGGTTCTTTGTTACATATCAGGATGACAGCCACGTATATCTTAGAGGCTCTGAAGAGAGGTACCATCATTCCCTTCTTCTTAGCAAGTCAGATTCGCCTGGGGTTGGGCATATCGCATTCAGGCTGAGGTCTGATGATGACTTCATATATGTCAAAAAGATGCTAAAAGACGAAGGACTAGATTTCAAAGAGCAGACCAATGTCGAAAGAGGTGTCAGCAATGTAATAAGATTTCAGGACCCGTTCGGCTTCCCTGTTGAGTTCTATCATTCCATGGACAAGGTTGAATGGATGATCAGGAGCTACCACCTGCAGAGAGGAGCTAGAGTATCAAGATTAGATCACTTCAATCTGCTTGTACCCGATGCAACTCCAGCTTACGATTGGTATGTTAGTAAGCTTGGATTCGTCTGCACAGAATTGACTGAAATGGACAATGATCCTAATACAATATGGGCTGCCTGGTTAAGACGGAAACATACATGTCACGACGTGGCTATCATGACAGGTAAGGGGCCGAGGGTTCATCATGCAGGCTTTACCGTTCCTGACAGAGCAAGCATAATGGACTGTGCAGACATACTTGCTTCCTCAGGCTATGTAAAGAGCATAGAAAGGGGCCCGGGCAGGCATGGAATATCTAACGCCTTCTTTCTCTATCTCAGGGATGCTGATGGTAACAGGATAGAGCTTTATACGGGAGACTATCTCAGCGCAGACCCGGACTGGGAGCCTATCAGGTGGAAGCTGAACGACCCGCAGAGACAGACATTCTGGGGCGCAAAGACTCCGGAGAGCTGGTTCAACGAAGCTATGCTGGTCCGCTCATTGTTTTCGTCTGATTTCGTACGACTGAACGAACCTAAGATAGCTGACAGACCGTTCTACTTGGCTCACTAG
- the hpaB gene encoding 4-hydroxyphenylacetate 3-monooxygenase, oxygenase component, with protein sequence MAIRNGERFLRETNSLKREIWYGDTKIILNAAEHPAFKGIAKTMAELYDLQSKEEMLNIMTYESPLTGERVGTSFLQPKTQEDLRKRRMMMQTWADFHFGFLGRTPDYLNSSLMAMASAADYFGRDDESGIDFASNIRAYYEYVREHDLLLTHTLINPQVNRSVGPSKQSDPFIAARILEKRSDGLVVRGARMLATFPLADEIMVFPSTVIRSGQDDAPYAMAFALPLDTPGLKLICRQSFSSQSAADNPLSAWFDEQDAVVIFDDVFVPKERIFILEDPERSNRVSEATDAIVFMAHQSLIREIAKAEFLTGLAVTIAETIGADQFQHVQEKIAELMMMTEALKAFLDASEAKAKVNQWGILTPDYAPLNAARNLWPRISPTFVTVIKQLGASGLMAIPPDSVLKSEMKEQVDKYYQAKLANAEERIRLFKLAWDAIGSSFGSRQELYERFFFGDPVRMASALYSWYDKEPLRNKVRRAMSLALKGK encoded by the coding sequence ATGGCAATAAGGAATGGTGAAAGGTTTCTGCGCGAGACAAACAGCCTGAAAAGAGAAATATGGTATGGTGATACAAAAATTATTCTCAATGCAGCAGAACACCCTGCTTTCAAAGGAATTGCTAAGACAATGGCTGAACTCTATGATCTACAAAGCAAGGAAGAAATGCTCAACATAATGACATATGAGTCTCCTTTAACCGGAGAGAGGGTAGGTACTAGTTTTCTCCAGCCCAAGACTCAGGAAGACTTGAGGAAAAGGAGGATGATGATGCAGACTTGGGCCGATTTTCATTTTGGATTTCTCGGTAGAACTCCCGATTATCTAAATAGCTCGCTTATGGCTATGGCATCAGCAGCAGACTATTTCGGCAGAGATGATGAATCAGGCATAGATTTTGCATCAAACATCAGAGCTTACTACGAATACGTAAGAGAACACGACTTGCTGCTGACTCACACACTTATCAATCCTCAGGTTAATAGAAGCGTAGGCCCTTCAAAGCAGTCAGACCCGTTCATAGCAGCAAGGATTCTTGAAAAGAGAAGTGATGGATTGGTAGTCAGAGGTGCAAGAATGCTGGCTACATTTCCTCTGGCAGATGAGATAATGGTCTTCCCTTCTACTGTAATACGCTCAGGTCAAGACGATGCTCCTTATGCAATGGCCTTTGCCCTTCCTCTGGATACTCCTGGTTTGAAGCTGATATGCAGGCAGTCATTCTCGTCACAATCTGCGGCAGATAACCCTCTATCAGCTTGGTTTGATGAGCAAGATGCAGTTGTCATATTTGACGATGTCTTCGTTCCGAAGGAAAGAATCTTCATACTCGAAGACCCTGAAAGGTCAAACAGGGTCAGCGAAGCGACAGATGCGATAGTGTTCATGGCCCACCAGTCTCTCATAAGGGAGATAGCCAAGGCAGAGTTTCTCACCGGATTAGCTGTAACAATAGCAGAAACCATAGGCGCAGACCAGTTTCAGCATGTGCAGGAAAAGATAGCAGAGCTGATGATGATGACCGAAGCCCTCAAAGCATTTCTTGATGCAAGCGAAGCAAAAGCGAAGGTCAACCAGTGGGGAATACTGACTCCTGACTATGCTCCCTTAAACGCTGCTAGAAACCTGTGGCCAAGAATCTCCCCTACCTTTGTTACCGTGATAAAACAGCTGGGAGCGAGCGGACTGATGGCAATACCCCCCGACTCTGTCCTGAAGTCAGAAATGAAAGAGCAAGTAGATAAATACTATCAGGCCAAACTTGCGAACGCTGAGGAGAGAATCAGGCTCTTCAAGCTTGCATGGGATGCGATCGGTTCGTCGTTCGGCTCAAGACAGGAGCTGTATGAAAGATTCTTCTTCGGCGACCCCGTAAGGATGGCTTCAGCACTCTATTCATGGTATGACAAGGAACCCCTAAGAAATAAGGTCAGAAGAGCGATGAGCCTAGCTTTGAAGGGAAAGTGA
- a CDS encoding NADPH-dependent F420 reductase produces the protein MVARIAVIGTGNVGKAIAEGLKRKYEVRFGSRNHAKVNRINGIEVTSPERAVRWGEVVFLAVPYGAVKDTIASIGEANFKGKVVVDVTNPLTEQLDLAIGYKTSAAEELAKLIPEAKIVKAFNYVFAANMPSSEVKGEKLTLFVAGDDSDAKSVVMRMGSDIGFDPVDSGPLSYSRYLEPMAIFIVRLAYRHGFGTNIGFRLVH, from the coding sequence ATGGTGGCTAGAATTGCGGTAATAGGTACAGGGAACGTAGGCAAGGCGATAGCGGAAGGATTGAAGAGAAAGTATGAAGTGAGATTCGGGTCGCGAAATCATGCAAAAGTGAACAGAATAAACGGAATAGAGGTAACCAGTCCTGAGAGAGCTGTCAGGTGGGGAGAAGTTGTGTTTCTAGCTGTCCCATACGGAGCAGTAAAAGATACAATAGCCTCTATCGGAGAAGCTAATTTTAAAGGCAAGGTAGTTGTGGACGTAACAAACCCTTTAACTGAACAACTGGACCTTGCCATCGGGTACAAAACATCTGCAGCAGAAGAATTGGCAAAGCTAATCCCGGAGGCTAAAATTGTGAAAGCGTTCAACTATGTATTTGCTGCAAATATGCCAAGCAGTGAAGTGAAGGGAGAGAAACTGACGCTTTTCGTCGCAGGAGACGATTCCGATGCGAAGTCGGTGGTGATGAGAATGGGTTCTGATATAGGATTTGACCCTGTCGATTCAGGACCCCTGTCGTATTCACGCTACCTGGAGCCTATGGCGATCTTCATAGTAAGACTTGCATACCGTCATGGTTTCGGAACGAACATCGGTTTCAGATTAGTTCATTGA
- the cpsA gene encoding carboxypeptidase CpsA → MSLAVFEEEVRKVEPRIIEIRREIHSNPELSYKELQTSKLVADELRKMGIEVKTEVGGTGVLGILKGTKEGKVVALRADMDALPVEEQVNIPFRSKNKGVMHACGHDTHVAMLLGAAMLLSNHRDELSGVVKFIFQPAEEHGGRGGALPMIEAGVMDNPKVDYVFGLHITSDYPSGTFAVRGGAMMAAPDSFKIRVIGKGGHGSQPHKTVDPIYISAQIINALQGVSGRMVDQTRPLVISVCHIESGTKENIIPDEAFLEGTIRTLDEQTRKSVKRRVRKVVEGICRTYGAKCELSYEEDAYPVTVNDVKATERLAKLLRKIKGAKVVQAEPSLGGEDFSRFLQKAKGSFYWLGTYNPEKECIYPNHSSKFKVDEDVLKMGSVSLALAAMEFSKTG, encoded by the coding sequence ATGAGTCTTGCAGTGTTTGAAGAAGAAGTGCGTAAAGTTGAGCCAAGGATCATAGAAATAAGGAGGGAAATTCATTCTAACCCCGAGCTATCGTACAAGGAGCTGCAGACATCAAAGCTTGTAGCCGATGAGTTGAGGAAGATGGGGATAGAAGTGAAGACGGAGGTAGGGGGGACTGGAGTTTTGGGCATCCTGAAAGGGACTAAGGAAGGAAAGGTCGTAGCCCTAAGAGCTGATATGGACGCATTGCCTGTAGAAGAGCAAGTCAATATTCCATTCAGGTCAAAGAATAAGGGGGTTATGCATGCCTGTGGGCATGACACTCATGTGGCAATGCTGCTCGGTGCAGCGATGCTTCTATCAAACCATAGAGATGAACTGAGCGGTGTTGTCAAATTCATCTTTCAACCAGCCGAAGAGCATGGAGGAAGGGGAGGTGCTCTTCCTATGATAGAGGCCGGGGTGATGGATAATCCAAAGGTTGACTATGTATTCGGACTCCATATTACAAGCGACTATCCCTCTGGTACATTTGCCGTCAGAGGAGGAGCGATGATGGCTGCACCGGATTCGTTCAAAATTAGGGTCATTGGAAAGGGAGGACATGGTTCTCAGCCACACAAGACAGTTGACCCGATCTATATTTCAGCGCAGATAATCAACGCTTTGCAGGGGGTGTCAGGAAGGATGGTTGACCAGACGAGGCCACTCGTTATATCTGTCTGCCATATAGAGTCAGGTACAAAGGAGAATATAATACCTGACGAAGCGTTTCTTGAAGGAACAATAAGGACCCTCGACGAGCAGACAAGGAAGAGTGTGAAGAGGAGAGTCAGGAAAGTGGTGGAAGGTATTTGCAGAACATACGGGGCCAAGTGCGAGCTTTCATACGAAGAAGATGCCTATCCGGTAACTGTTAACGATGTCAAGGCAACTGAAAGACTAGCCAAGCTGCTTAGGAAGATAAAAGGCGCAAAAGTTGTTCAGGCTGAACCCTCGCTAGGAGGTGAAGACTTTTCAAGATTCCTGCAGAAGGCTAAGGGAAGTTTCTACTGGTTAGGCACTTACAATCCTGAGAAAGAATGCATCTATCCCAACCACAGTTCAAAGTTCAAGGTGGATGAGGATGTACTCAAAATGGGTTCTGTTTCCCTTGCACTTGCGGCGATGGAATTCTCCAAGACAGGTTGA